Proteins co-encoded in one Gracilimonas sp. genomic window:
- a CDS encoding PP2C family protein-serine/threonine phosphatase, whose product MQQSKKLFRDVLIFLFGVAGIGWFFYSFQNHHPFTITHTKVPKGHIIEKADSVFQSWQYQALDFYPQTEFNTEEDVIDSLQVKWGISEFKNKLRESEFLQNLPLAKWEVREYNLQSENNDYSVEVGLTPDGKVVDFLATTELINQQRPFNRYAVRTVFQNQVDNYSRGLEDSLLTGLSDYQHLNTESGSNSQALTIIERLREIRGTQDERVYEMSNIWNLADFYLGRTAWRSMDLQPDTAELVDQAGLRFARATYSASDSATGVNVELTMELLPAGSMKSMAYRIYPRLEESSSKVTDILEGTSLFVILVFALWLLFVFYLRIKARAIDTKPAIIIAVLAGFLVPGFWLLNFIDQMGWMYGFNGSVTIFQNLMMLGIMGAIGAVGFFVLTAVSDSITRQYWPEKLKTWDLVRRGLFMNKPVGWGMVNAIAIGGILVGIVGLFLSVFDTTYISANTGLMSDDYFLPSIANLMVTTLFVLMIVVPLYLIIGNQIKGMVGRDWIIPIVSAVLFALIDLLPFNIEPDELDRLLRGVLGFVLGYFYLRYDFLTIVFGAFLFVNFLTTSKGWLLEGSPDANTFYMFMMVLLTFAVGGIYFVFKGTERDELPEYVPGYIEDQAKEQRLKQELSIARVVQQTFLPSKIHHLPGIDIAGICIPAQETGGDYYDMISLGDQRTALAIGDVSGKGIRAAFYMTFTKGVLHSLSALILSPVELLNQLNRLFNENATRGTFISMIYGILEADKRQFTFARAGHNPMLVVRANGDTEWLKPNGVGIGVAQKAEAFIKCTEEATLKLKEGDVVIMYTDGITEMLNAGNHFYGEERLERLVKGVRKASSEKIMEIIVDDVNEFKGVVKQHDDMTLLIIKADASVNQ is encoded by the coding sequence ATGCAACAGAGTAAAAAACTCTTTAGGGATGTTTTGATTTTTCTATTCGGGGTGGCCGGGATAGGGTGGTTCTTCTATTCATTTCAAAATCATCATCCATTTACTATTACCCACACCAAAGTGCCTAAAGGCCACATCATTGAAAAAGCAGATTCTGTTTTTCAAAGCTGGCAGTACCAGGCGCTGGACTTTTATCCTCAAACTGAATTCAACACCGAAGAGGATGTAATTGATTCACTCCAGGTAAAATGGGGAATCAGTGAGTTCAAGAATAAACTGAGGGAATCCGAATTCCTGCAAAACCTGCCACTGGCTAAATGGGAAGTCCGGGAATATAACTTACAAAGTGAAAATAATGATTACTCGGTAGAGGTTGGGCTGACCCCGGATGGTAAAGTGGTGGATTTCCTGGCAACTACCGAATTAATAAACCAGCAGCGACCATTTAACCGTTATGCGGTGCGGACGGTATTTCAAAACCAGGTTGATAATTACTCCCGAGGATTGGAGGACTCATTACTCACCGGCCTCTCGGATTATCAGCATCTGAATACGGAGTCGGGTTCCAACTCCCAGGCACTCACCATTATTGAACGGCTGCGGGAGATTCGCGGAACGCAGGATGAACGTGTTTATGAGATGAGCAACATCTGGAATCTGGCAGATTTCTATCTGGGCAGGACGGCCTGGCGCTCAATGGATCTGCAACCGGATACGGCGGAGTTGGTAGATCAGGCAGGCTTACGTTTTGCCAGGGCAACTTATTCCGCATCAGATTCTGCCACGGGTGTTAATGTTGAGCTGACCATGGAGTTGCTGCCTGCCGGGTCCATGAAATCCATGGCGTACCGGATTTATCCGCGTCTTGAAGAAAGCAGCTCAAAAGTAACCGATATCCTGGAGGGTACGTCCCTGTTTGTGATCCTGGTATTTGCTCTGTGGCTGCTGTTTGTTTTTTATTTAAGGATTAAAGCCCGCGCTATTGATACAAAGCCTGCAATCATCATTGCAGTGCTGGCCGGATTTCTAGTTCCCGGTTTTTGGCTGCTGAACTTCATTGATCAAATGGGATGGATGTACGGGTTCAACGGATCGGTTACCATCTTCCAAAACCTTATGATGCTCGGTATCATGGGGGCGATTGGTGCTGTAGGTTTCTTCGTATTAACGGCGGTTAGTGATTCCATCACCCGGCAATACTGGCCCGAAAAATTGAAAACCTGGGACTTGGTGCGCCGTGGTTTATTCATGAATAAACCTGTAGGATGGGGAATGGTTAATGCAATTGCCATCGGGGGAATTTTAGTGGGAATCGTAGGGCTGTTTTTATCGGTGTTTGATACCACCTACATATCTGCTAATACGGGTTTGATGTCGGATGATTATTTTCTTCCCTCTATAGCAAACCTGATGGTTACCACACTTTTCGTGCTAATGATCGTAGTTCCCCTTTATTTGATTATCGGAAATCAGATCAAAGGCATGGTTGGGCGCGACTGGATTATTCCGATTGTAAGTGCCGTGCTTTTTGCGCTGATTGATCTTCTCCCATTTAACATTGAGCCGGATGAACTGGACCGTTTACTTAGGGGCGTCCTTGGATTTGTGCTGGGTTATTTCTACCTCCGTTACGATTTTTTGACCATCGTTTTCGGAGCCTTTTTGTTTGTCAATTTTCTAACTACTTCCAAGGGCTGGCTACTTGAAGGCTCACCCGATGCAAACACCTTTTACATGTTCATGATGGTGCTTCTGACCTTTGCAGTAGGAGGTATCTATTTTGTGTTTAAAGGAACTGAGAGGGATGAACTTCCCGAATATGTACCGGGCTATATCGAAGATCAGGCGAAGGAACAGCGCCTTAAGCAAGAGCTTTCGATTGCCCGTGTTGTACAGCAAACGTTTTTGCCATCAAAAATCCATCATCTTCCGGGAATCGATATCGCCGGAATTTGTATCCCCGCCCAGGAAACCGGCGGGGATTATTACGACATGATTTCGCTGGGTGATCAGCGCACGGCACTGGCCATCGGCGATGTGAGCGGGAAAGGAATTCGGGCCGCTTTCTACATGACCTTTACCAAAGGTGTGCTTCACAGCTTAAGTGCATTGATCCTGTCTCCGGTAGAGCTGCTCAACCAGCTGAACAGGTTGTTCAATGAAAACGCAACCCGGGGTACCTTTATCTCTATGATTTACGGAATTCTTGAAGCTGACAAGAGGCAATTCACCTTCGCCAGAGCCGGACACAACCCGATGCTTGTGGTACGTGCCAATGGGGATACAGAATGGCTGAAGCCAAATGGGGTTGGCATTGGAGTTGCTCAAAAAGCGGAAGCTTTCATTAAATGTACCGAAGAAGCTACCCTCAAGCTGAAAGAGGGTGATGTGGTGATCATGTACACCGATGGCATTACAGAGATGCTGAATGCCGGCAATCACTTTTATGGAGAGGAACGGCTTGAGCGACTGGTTAAAGGGGTGAGAAAAGCTTCATCCGAAAAAATCATGGAGATTATTGTGGATGATGTAAACGAGTTTAAAGGCGTTGTTAAACAACACGATGATATGACCTTGTTAATTATCAAAGCCGATGCCTCAGTAAATCAGTAA
- a CDS encoding metal-dependent transcriptional regulator: MRESLKNNMGLSQSVEDYLKVIYVLESEGEGTTTTRIANALDVSSASVTNMLKRLAKMNLLEYESYKGAKLTDAGNKIALEILRHHRLLELYLKEVMGYSWDEVHDEAEKLEHHISEQFEDRIAELLNHPTHDPHGDPIPSKDGIMPTMAQLSISEAEENTPYIIGRVKDQDPELLRYLEKIGVLPGSKVEVIEKAPFDGPVKIRLEDNIEQMLGQAVASEVYLIEADNPV; encoded by the coding sequence TTGCGAGAATCATTAAAAAATAACATGGGCTTAAGTCAGTCTGTAGAAGATTACCTGAAAGTCATTTATGTGTTAGAATCTGAAGGTGAAGGTACTACTACAACAAGAATTGCTAATGCGCTGGACGTTTCTTCTGCTTCGGTAACCAATATGCTGAAGCGCCTTGCAAAGATGAATTTACTGGAATATGAATCTTACAAAGGTGCTAAGTTAACCGATGCCGGAAATAAAATTGCCTTGGAGATCTTGCGGCATCACCGGCTGTTGGAGTTATACCTGAAAGAAGTGATGGGCTATTCCTGGGATGAAGTACACGATGAAGCCGAGAAGCTGGAACATCATATTTCGGAGCAATTTGAAGATCGTATTGCTGAATTACTGAACCACCCCACACACGATCCTCATGGCGATCCCATTCCTTCCAAAGACGGAATTATGCCAACTATGGCCCAGCTTTCCATATCCGAAGCGGAGGAAAATACACCATACATCATCGGTCGCGTGAAAGACCAGGACCCGGAATTACTGCGTTATCTGGAGAAAATCGGGGTGCTGCCCGGGTCAAAAGTAGAGGTTATCGAAAAAGCTCCGTTCGATGGACCGGTTAAAATCCGCCTGGAAGATAACATAGAGCAGATGCTGGGTCAGGCCGTTGCCAGCGAAGTGTATTTAATTGAAGCTGACAACCCTGTATAG
- the hisF gene encoding imidazole glycerol phosphate synthase subunit HisF, whose amino-acid sequence MLTKRIIPCLDIKDGRTVKGVNFEGLRDAGDPVELAKRYSEEGADELVFLDITATLEKRKTLVELVKRIAAEINIPFTVGGGIKTVIEIEELLKSGADKVSLNSSIVKNPELINEASTAFGAQAIVAAVDAKRHGESWNVYIKGGTEDTGLDAIEWMQEAEKRGAGEILLTSMDRDGTKSGFDIDILDKINGIVHIPVIASGGAGTVQHCIEAITKGNADAVLAASIFHFKEIEIKDLKEKMKAANIEVRQT is encoded by the coding sequence ATGCTCACGAAACGAATCATTCCCTGCCTGGATATTAAAGACGGACGAACCGTAAAAGGCGTCAATTTTGAAGGATTAAGGGATGCCGGTGACCCCGTTGAATTAGCCAAACGATACAGCGAGGAAGGTGCCGACGAACTGGTTTTTCTTGATATTACCGCAACGCTTGAAAAGAGAAAAACCCTTGTTGAACTGGTTAAAAGAATTGCTGCCGAAATTAACATCCCATTCACAGTGGGCGGTGGCATCAAAACCGTAATTGAAATTGAAGAGCTGCTTAAATCCGGTGCCGATAAAGTCTCCCTGAATAGCAGTATAGTGAAGAACCCGGAGCTCATTAACGAAGCCTCCACGGCTTTCGGCGCCCAAGCTATTGTAGCCGCCGTTGATGCCAAAAGACACGGAGAAAGCTGGAATGTGTACATCAAAGGAGGCACCGAAGATACCGGCTTAGATGCTATTGAATGGATGCAGGAAGCAGAAAAACGGGGAGCCGGTGAAATTCTGCTCACCAGCATGGATCGCGATGGCACCAAGAGCGGCTTCGATATCGATATTCTGGATAAAATTAACGGCATCGTCCATATACCCGTGATTGCCAGTGGAGGTGCCGGTACTGTTCAGCACTGTATTGAAGCCATCACCAAAGGAAACGCGGATGCTGTGCTTGCAGCCAGTATTTTTCACTTTAAAGAAATTGAGATCAAAGACCTTAAGGAGAAGATGAAGGCTGCTAATATCGAAGTACGGCAAACCTGA
- a CDS encoding AMP-binding protein — MKFKTTDVSKPAGEILSEVMGSSHSQLLIPPKLADENPPAQHPESDEKYIGLFSSGTTGSPKEIWNSYENLARNARFTAEVFGVKSTHRLLMMAAPWHVAGLSWGIMAEELGCEYQFITTKKGEGDKWLKNVREFKPDFLLTVPAVLRALYDEEWFVPQVVFGGYSLDEGEFQKLNPHCDFTIQGYGQTEAGGLIAAHKRKSTAPVQPFGHLCSGHPIRGVRLKCEGTPENPAPIYIQSETAFIEQEYNSRDVGFMDSLGRVYVLGRAGEIVNKK; from the coding sequence ATGAAGTTTAAAACCACAGACGTTTCAAAACCGGCCGGTGAAATCCTAAGCGAAGTGATGGGGAGTTCGCATTCTCAACTGTTGATTCCACCCAAACTGGCAGACGAAAATCCACCTGCGCAACATCCTGAGTCCGATGAAAAGTATATCGGACTGTTTTCCAGTGGTACAACCGGTTCACCAAAAGAAATCTGGAACAGCTATGAGAACCTGGCCAGGAATGCCCGGTTTACCGCAGAAGTATTTGGGGTGAAATCAACCCACCGGCTTTTGATGATGGCTGCACCCTGGCATGTAGCCGGACTCAGCTGGGGCATTATGGCTGAAGAGCTTGGGTGTGAATATCAATTCATCACTACAAAAAAAGGTGAAGGCGATAAATGGCTGAAGAATGTCAGAGAGTTTAAACCGGATTTTCTGCTTACTGTACCGGCTGTACTGAGGGCACTGTATGACGAAGAGTGGTTTGTGCCGCAAGTAGTGTTCGGCGGGTATTCGTTAGATGAAGGTGAGTTTCAGAAATTAAATCCCCATTGTGATTTCACCATTCAGGGATATGGACAAACGGAGGCCGGTGGATTAATCGCGGCTCACAAACGAAAAAGTACAGCTCCGGTTCAGCCTTTTGGGCATTTGTGCAGCGGACATCCCATTCGGGGAGTTCGGTTGAAGTGTGAAGGGACCCCCGAAAACCCGGCTCCAATATATATTCAATCAGAAACGGCCTTCATCGAACAAGAGTACAACAGCCGGGACGTGGGTTTCATGGATTCGTTGGGCAGAGTGTATGTATTGGGGCGAGCAGGTGAAATTGTTAATAAAAAGTAG
- a CDS encoding serpin family protein, whose protein sequence is MNPNRLLSFLLIAVFLLPLSCTTDVTGPNPNGELPRELSAAEKKLVEDGQSFGFNVFKSTVASDSSENIFISPLSISVALGMTMNGAEGETFEQMRETLAFQGLSQEEINQGYQSLIKLLTDADPKVKMQIANSVWSRDGFPVEESFTNTLGEYFDATTRELDFNDPKSVDVINDWVKDNTNGLIEKIIDGQIPPEMVMYLINAIYFQGDWTYKFDKDQTRERSFSLEGGGEVMVDMMSQERLFNITMNEEVHMIDLPYGDSLFSMTVLMPADEEKSIDEFISQDLSKENFDSWIAGLNGRDMPLNLPKFELSYKVEMKDILKSMGMEVPFEGGQADFSGINPDASLFISEVKHKTYVKVDEKGTEAAAVTSVGVGVTSVPQTFTVDRPFVFMIREHNSGAILFMGKVKNPKL, encoded by the coding sequence ATGAATCCCAATCGCTTACTATCGTTTTTATTAATCGCTGTCTTTTTACTTCCGCTAAGTTGTACTACCGATGTTACCGGTCCCAACCCAAACGGTGAATTGCCGAGAGAACTTTCCGCAGCTGAAAAGAAGCTGGTTGAGGACGGGCAGTCATTCGGGTTTAATGTGTTTAAAAGCACAGTGGCCTCCGACTCATCAGAGAATATCTTTATTTCACCGCTCAGCATTTCGGTAGCTCTGGGAATGACGATGAACGGTGCGGAAGGGGAAACCTTCGAGCAGATGCGGGAGACGCTCGCATTTCAGGGGTTGAGCCAGGAGGAAATAAACCAAGGGTATCAGTCATTAATAAAACTGCTGACGGATGCTGATCCCAAAGTGAAAATGCAAATCGCGAACTCGGTGTGGAGCAGAGACGGTTTCCCTGTAGAGGAATCTTTTACCAACACCCTTGGGGAGTATTTTGATGCAACAACCCGTGAGCTGGATTTTAATGACCCGAAGTCTGTCGATGTTATCAACGATTGGGTGAAAGACAATACCAACGGATTGATTGAAAAGATTATTGACGGGCAAATTCCACCCGAAATGGTAATGTATCTGATCAATGCCATCTACTTCCAGGGCGACTGGACCTATAAATTCGATAAAGACCAGACCCGGGAACGTTCTTTCAGTCTTGAAGGAGGCGGAGAAGTGATGGTGGACATGATGAGCCAGGAGCGCCTCTTCAATATCACTATGAATGAGGAAGTCCATATGATTGACTTGCCCTATGGAGACAGCCTGTTCAGCATGACCGTGTTGATGCCCGCCGATGAGGAAAAATCCATTGATGAGTTTATAAGTCAGGATTTAAGTAAAGAAAATTTTGATTCCTGGATTGCCGGTTTGAACGGGCGGGATATGCCGTTAAACCTTCCCAAATTTGAATTGTCCTACAAAGTTGAAATGAAAGACATTTTGAAATCAATGGGGATGGAAGTTCCGTTTGAAGGTGGACAAGCTGATTTCTCCGGGATTAATCCCGATGCTTCTCTTTTCATTAGTGAAGTGAAGCACAAAACGTATGTGAAAGTTGATGAGAAGGGAACGGAGGCTGCCGCAGTAACTTCAGTTGGAGTAGGAGTGACTTCCGTGCCCCAGACCTTTACCGTAGATCGTCCTTTTGTGTTCATGATTCGTGAGCACAACAGCGGGGCCATTCTTTTCATGGGTAAAGTAAAGAACCCTAAATTGTAA
- the hisA gene encoding 1-(5-phosphoribosyl)-5-[(5-phosphoribosylamino)methylideneamino]imidazole-4-carboxamide isomerase yields MLTIPAIDLLNGQAVRLHKGSYEEVTVYDKSPLNQARKFKEAGFEHIHLVDLNGAKEGKFINLPHIKEIIDELGISVQTGGGIRTFEDVEMLLDAGLSKVICSSMAIKNEEDWLKALAKYPAKMILGMDLKDGKIAYSGWLETAEESVESFLNRMIEHGLQEVLCTDISKDGTLSGPNFELYESLQKQFPDIRLIASGGVSCLDDLHTLNDANIDAVVVGKAYYENRITLEEMAEFNR; encoded by the coding sequence ATGCTTACAATTCCCGCTATCGATTTGCTAAACGGACAAGCCGTTCGCCTTCACAAAGGTTCATATGAAGAGGTTACTGTTTATGACAAATCCCCATTAAATCAGGCCCGGAAATTTAAAGAAGCCGGCTTTGAGCATATTCATTTGGTAGATTTGAATGGGGCAAAGGAAGGCAAGTTTATCAATCTGCCTCACATTAAAGAGATTATTGATGAGTTGGGGATTTCGGTTCAAACCGGTGGCGGCATTCGCACTTTCGAAGATGTTGAGATGTTGCTCGATGCCGGGCTTTCGAAAGTGATTTGCAGTTCCATGGCTATCAAAAATGAAGAGGACTGGCTGAAAGCCCTTGCAAAATATCCCGCTAAAATGATTTTGGGCATGGATCTTAAAGACGGCAAAATTGCCTACTCCGGCTGGCTTGAAACAGCGGAAGAATCGGTAGAGTCTTTCCTTAACCGGATGATAGAACACGGCTTGCAGGAAGTACTCTGCACCGATATTTCCAAAGACGGCACGCTTTCCGGACCCAACTTTGAACTGTATGAAAGCCTGCAAAAGCAATTTCCCGATATCCGATTGATTGCCTCCGGTGGCGTTTCTTGCCTCGATGATTTACACACACTGAATGATGCAAACATCGATGCGGTCGTTGTAGGAAAAGCCTATTACGAAAACAGAATTACCCTGGAAGAAATGGCGGAGTTCAACCGCTAA
- a CDS encoding alpha/beta fold hydrolase, with amino-acid sequence MHLNRLLFIGIIFTCFISCSQIEKEAETQDGFVQTNDGAELYYQVLGSGSDTLLIIHGGPGAGINSFLPSAKPLANHFTLIFYDQRGGGKSTLPKDTTRLKPEYFVEDLEAVRRYFNLDSMNVLTHSFGSIVLAEYATKYPQHLNRVVFHGSTGPVRAEMGEYYRAKAQQASPISDTSLTSRTSALLTSLLEGSADNPVSTCREYEQLSKQIAIMRGERASHRGSTCDAPSEAVKYYYQYTAQLAPALFGNWDYTEKLKGFNAPLLVVYGKEDTLALSSQRRWTEIIPNSRLLLVPEADKGSLSDNPDFTLHVITTFFEGSWPEQDAGNE; translated from the coding sequence ATGCACCTGAACCGGCTCCTTTTTATTGGGATTATCTTCACCTGCTTCATTTCCTGTAGCCAAATTGAAAAGGAAGCTGAAACACAAGATGGGTTTGTGCAAACGAATGACGGAGCCGAGCTTTACTATCAGGTATTGGGCTCGGGCAGTGACACACTACTGATCATTCACGGAGGACCCGGAGCAGGCATCAACTCTTTTTTACCTTCTGCAAAGCCCCTGGCTAATCATTTCACACTCATTTTTTATGATCAACGAGGTGGAGGAAAATCTACGCTCCCGAAAGATACCACCCGATTAAAACCCGAATATTTTGTGGAAGACCTTGAAGCTGTGCGCCGGTATTTCAACCTCGATTCCATGAATGTTCTTACCCATTCATTCGGATCTATTGTGTTAGCAGAATATGCCACCAAATATCCTCAACACTTAAACCGTGTTGTCTTTCACGGATCCACCGGACCGGTACGGGCAGAAATGGGGGAATATTACCGGGCTAAAGCTCAACAAGCATCTCCTATTTCTGATACATCACTTACCAGCCGGACTTCTGCCCTTTTAACAAGCCTGCTGGAAGGAAGTGCTGATAATCCCGTTTCAACATGCCGGGAATATGAACAGCTTTCCAAACAAATAGCCATAATGCGGGGTGAACGCGCCTCTCACCGGGGTTCAACCTGCGATGCACCGTCCGAAGCTGTTAAGTATTACTACCAATATACCGCTCAGCTTGCACCGGCATTATTTGGCAACTGGGATTATACCGAAAAACTAAAAGGCTTTAACGCCCCGCTTCTCGTGGTTTACGGAAAGGAGGATACTCTTGCACTATCCAGCCAGCGCAGGTGGACGGAAATCATCCCAAACAGCCGGTTACTGTTGGTTCCTGAAGCCGATAAAGGAAGCCTTTCTGATAATCCCGACTTCACCCTGCATGTGATTACAACTTTCTTTGAAGGCAGTTGGCCCGAACAAGATGCGGGGAACGAGTAA